One segment of Rhipicephalus sanguineus isolate Rsan-2018 chromosome 6, BIME_Rsan_1.4, whole genome shotgun sequence DNA contains the following:
- the LOC125758812 gene encoding aminopeptidase N-like produces the protein MRNMTSLNKNMENSVGYFFESASYSNEGSDLTLKFFIENRKALLDKYGQSPSLKDTIWFAIQGIRKSEDLKQMEHFLATNVESKKAGKKLTRTFQTALELARANINWVRKNARVIENWLDNRLAHADDAKSDGRPAAGA, from the exons ATGCGCAACATGACGAGCCTGAATAAGAACATGGAAAACTCGGTGGGCTACTTCTTCGAGAGCGCCTCCTACTCCAACGAGGGCAGCGACCTCACGCTCAAGTTCTTCATTGAAAACAGGAAAGCGCTGCTGGACAA GTATGGGCAGAGCCCGTCGCTTAAGGACACCATCTGGTTTGCGATACAAGGCATTCGCAAAAGTGAAGACCTGAAACAG ATGGAGCACTTCTTGGCGACCAATGTGGAGAGCAAGAAGGCGGGCAAGAAGCTGACGCGCACTTTCCAGACGGCGCTGGAATTGGCCAGGGCCAACATCAACTGGGTGCGCAAGAACGCACGGGTCATCGAGAACTGGCTCGACAACAGGCTCGCCCACGCAGACGACGCCAAGAGCGATGGCCGGCCAGCAGCCGGAGCATAA